GTTCCTTCACTGGCCGTATCTACTTCTACCGCAGGCGCCGTCAGCAATCACCGGCCCACAACCTTGTCGGCAAGATAGTCGCCGGTCATGAGTTGGTCCGCCTCGCCCCCCTGGACTCCTTCATCACTATCCTATCCAACCCATCGAGGATCATGACCATCGGGATGACCCAGAGGAACGCCCAGGCCTTCCTCGAGGCCAGAGGGCTGAGGCAGAAGCGGACCGGGTTGGTGGACGACACTGCCCTGGTAGGTGAACAGGAGCCAGAGCTGACGATGGAGATCAAGGACGGTTCGGAGGTCGAGACCTTCGGTGTGCTGCCGGAGAAGGTCTCGGTCTGGGAACTGGACGACGAGAAGGCATCCAGGAGCTCGCACTATTTCCGCAAGATGACCGGGCTGGACCACAAACCTATCGGTACCCTGAAAGTCTTCTTCACCTACTCCGAGATGCCCACGATCACCTTCGTAGGCAACGCAAAGGAAGCCTCTGTCCTCCTGCCGGAGAACCCCTTCGAAGACGCGTCCCCGAGGGGTCAGGTCGGCATAACCAATATGTCGAGGCCAAATCGGGGAACGATCGGAATACGTCTCGATGGCAGTCCGGAGTTCGGGCCGACGGGGGAGGAGCGCTACGGGACGAATGTAGTGGGCACGGTGCTATCAGACCTCGGAGTCCTCATGCGGGACATCAAGGACGGGGACATCGTTTACCTCCGCGAACGTCGGCCAGGTGAGGTCTTCGCGCCTCAGGCGGCCGAGGCCCCGATGAAGCAGGAGATCACCCTGGACGAAATATCGGAGATCGCCCGTCAGGCCGAATTCATGGAGCACACGCCTCCCGCCGGCCCGTTCCAGGGAGCGTCCGGGGAGACAGGGGAGCGGAAAGCCTCAGGTAAGGAGGAAGGAAAGAAGGGGGGAAGGCCACGAGCGAAGAGACCGAAACAAGAATGATCGTAATCGCGCCCAGCTCGGAGTTGACACCGGACCAGATAGCTCGGTTCATCCACTCCCTGGGCCTCAACCTCAATATCAAAGAGACCTGTTACGGCGCCAACATCGAAGGCTCCAAGGACGTCGTCCGCAAGGCGCTGGCCGAAGTGAGGAAGCTAGATCCAAACCGTATATTCTCCAAGGTAAGGGCCTTCCCCATCGGCGATGAGCGGCGATGCCGCGCGCACCATGGCTCCCGTCCCGGGTTCAACCAGGTCGAGAAGGAGTGGAGGGACCTTTCCATGATCGACACCGGGTTGTGCGCCGCGGACCGGGGGGAGATATGTGAACTTCCCCCCAAGCCCAAGGAATTGCCGGTCAAAAGACTCAAGGAGATAGTAGACGAGGTGACCAAATGAAGATTTTCATGATCCCGCCAAACAGTCTTATATTGTACGATCTGGTCGAACGGTTCGGCCACCAGCCCCTCTCCCTTATGGGCGAGCTACGCGAGCACGTGGTGAGACCGGAGGTCGAGTCGCCTCCGCTCAACCTCTCCCAGGATGACATCATGAAGGGGCTGAAGTACGCGGGCATCGAGGTCCCCTCGGGGGTGCGGGGACGATTGGCCATCTGGGGGCCGATGGTCGACCAGGCCGAGGCGGCCATCATCATGCACGACATGCCCTACACCTTCGGCTGCGTAGGATGCCACCGCACAAACCTCATGCTGACATATATGGTGCGGCGGAAGAAGATCCCCACGCTCGAGGTCCATTACCCCCATGACGACGAGGAGGCCAAGGTCATGGTCACAAAGATAAAGGCCTTCCTGGAGGGATTGAAATGACCATCAAGATCGCCCAGCTGTCCTGTGGGACAGAGTATTCGGGCGTGCAGTCGGAGATCGAGCATGCCGCCACCACCGTGGGAGGCAAGATGGTCTATCCGGACGTGGCGTTCGATGACATCAACCGCTCGGTCGAGGAGTTCGGTTTCGAGCCCGCTTCACCCCAGCTCCGTCTGATGATCGCACGCGCCAAGGCTTTGGCCGACGGCCACTACGACGCGGATGCTGTCTTCATCGCCAGCTGTTTCCGGTGCGCCGAGGGCGCGCTGGTGAGAAACGAGATCCGCCGTTACATTCAGGAGCACACCAAGCTCCCCGTGGTCACCTATTCGTTCACCGAGCGGCTCAAGGCCGCTCAGCTCCTTACCAGGATGGAGGCGTTGGTCACCATCGTGGAGAAGAAGGAACTGCTGGCCAGAGAGCGGCAGGTAGGCCTCACCGCGGGCATCGACTCAGGATCCTCGACCACCAAGGCGATGATCCTGCGCGACAATGAGATCATCGGCAAGTATTGGATGCCCACCGGACCGGTGCTGGAGACTGGAATCGAGGTGCTAGAGAAGGCCCTGACCGAGGCCGGGGTCAAGCAGAGCGAGCTGGAAGGCATAGGCGTCACCGGGTACGGCCGGTTCCTCATCGGCAAGAAGCTGGGGGCCAAGCTGGTCCAAGAGGAACTGACTGTTAACAGCAAGGGCGCCGTGTGGCTCGCCGATCGCCAGAAGGGCGAGGCGACGATCATCGACATCGGGGGGATGGACAACAAGGCCATCACTGTCAGGGACGGCATACCGGACAATTTTACCATGGGGGGCATCTGCGCCGGCGCTTCCGGAAGATTCCTGGAGATGGTGTCCAAGCGCCTCAAGGTCGATATCGAGAATCTCGGCGGCCTGGCAGACAAGGGCAACTGGCACAAGGTGAACATGAACTCCTACTGTTCGGTGTTCGGCATACAGGACCTGGTTACCTCGCTGGCGGCGGGCAACACCATCGAGGATGTCGCCGCTGCGGCCTGTCACTCTGTCGCCGAACAGGTGTACGAGCAGCAGCTGCAGGAGATCGACGTCCGGCAGCCGGTCATCCAGGTAGGGGGAACGAGCCTGATCAGCGGCCTGGTGCACGCGGTAGGGGAAATGGTAGGTTCCACGCCTATCATCCCGGCCAACTCGCAGTTCATCGGAGCGGCCGGGGCGGCCCTGCTGGCTTCGGGCTTCCTCGAGGGGCTTTGATGACCCTGACCGACGAGAGCTTCGCCTACGACAACTTCGAGTCGATATTCCGCCAGATCCTGCAGGACCTCGGGATCACCCGAAGCGTTCTGGCGTTCAGGATCGTGGCTGATCCACAGGCGCCATACTTCCTCATATCGGTCCGGCTGGGCCGAGCGCGCTCGGCGATCAAGGTAGCTGACATGTCGCAGCTCAACACCCACACCGGGGGCACGGCCATCACCATAACCGACGAGGCGTGGGCGCCGGCCCTGCTCAACAAGCTGTGGCAGAAATATGGACGGGACAGGGTAGAACAGCTGACCCGGTTCGAGATACTGGTTCGGGGGGCGGAACTGGAGGAGGTCTCCGCCATGGAGCTTGATCCAGGGGAGGAGCTGAAGGCCAAGGTCCTGGACGCCGTCTGGCGGCTGTTCCCAGAAGGTTTCACCGTCCGGTACAATATCGTGGACGACAGGGCGATGACCATCATCGGCACGGAGCATGACATGAGCCCCCAGTGGGTCAACGTCGCCCAGATGGTCCATAAGGAGATGCAGGTCAAGGAGGCGGACTGATGTACGAGGTCCTGATGTACGACGGCGGCGTGTACCGCGTGAACGAGCTGTACGAGCTGGTGGAGGACGTCGGGGGTTTCGTCATCCAGAAGACCCAGATTCAGGTACAGATCCTGGTGACAATGGCCGTACCAGAGGAGGAGCGCCCGTCCATCGAGGCCAAGACCCGTGAGCTGGGGGGTAAGATCGTCAACGTCCCCCTGGCCGGCACGGAGGTGGCCGTGGTCGCGCCTACCCTGGGCAGACACCACATGCCCCACCCCACCTGCGACATCGCCGAGCAGCTTCGGAGGCTCGGGGCGATAACCGTGGTCATGGGCCTCGCCCGAGGGAAAGGGCGACGTACTTCGCAGATCAGCGCTGACGAGAAGGCCATAATCGAGGAGTACGACGCTGCGGTCTTCGTGCTCGGCAACTTCAAGGACTGCATTCTCGAGCACAAGATCCACCTGTTCGAGGACATCCAGACCCCGGTGGTGGCGGTGTGCGGGCCACAGATCCCGTCCCTCCCCAACTGCGAGGCCATCGTCTGCGGTGTCGGTCGCAAGGTCGAGCGGATGCGCCGAGAGGAAGAGATCGGCCGTCTGGACGATGTGTCGGTGGCGATCGAGAAGGTGGTCAAAGACAAGCGCCGGGTGCTGGAGGAGGACCCCCTTTTCGTCCACCCCGCTGAGGTCAAGGACCGCATAACTGAGCTGGAGCCGGTGCAACGGAGCCTGCGCCCTGCGCCGGTGGTGCTCCACCTGGACGGCCTGAGGGTGAAGATCCCATACAAGGAATGGAAGGATCAGATAGCCGACGTGCAGGTATACGGTCATCGGCTGGGGGACATCGCCACCATCTCCGACTCCCGCCTTGGGGGCAGCACCCTGATCCGCATCAAGACCCAGTCCGAGGTCGAGGACCACGACCGCCGGAAGACCTCCTGAGGCCGCACCTCAGGGCAGGACCCCGGGGGCGTACATAATCCTTTTCCGCCTCCCCTCGTCCTGCTCGGTCCGCATCGGCCGCCTCGGAGTCTTCGCCCTGAAGGCCGGCAGGTATGCCTATGTGGGATCGGCCCGGAACGGCCTGGAAGCGAGGACCGGGCGCCATCTGGAGGGAACCGGGAAGAAGCGTTGGCACATCGATTATCTGATGGGGATGGCAGAGGATAAGGAAGCGCTACTTTTCCCATCAGGAGATGACATTGAGTGTTCCCTGGCCTTCCGCCTGCGGGCCCTGCCCGGAACCGCCGAGCCGATCGCGGGATTCGGAAGCTCGGATTGCCGATGCCGCTCCCACCTATTCCGCCTGGACCGCAGGGCTGTGACTGCAGTGAGGAAATGGGTTCCAGCCGCGTAACTGGAGAAATGGAAAGCATGCGGAAGAAGTGCGTCAACGCCTATTGTTGCGCCTGTGTGATTGGTAGGTCCAGAACATATTAGTATGATGAATATCTAAACAGATAATGCTCAGGGGCGGAAGACGCACCAGAGCGGCCTGAAGTAACCTGTGTCCGTTAAACGACGGTCAAAGGTCCATCAGGTTCCATTCACGGTCGAAAGATCGTACGTGGGCCGACTTCATATGAAGCTTCATATGAAGCTTAAAAACGACCTATGTCTACCCAGTAATTGGATCCGTTTCCTGATTAGGGACGATCCGTAGGGAATGGTGCTCTTTGGGACCGAGCGAGGTGATTGCCAGGTTCCCAAAAAGACCGCTCAAATGCGCTCCGCAAACCCTGGGCGTGCTTTTTCCTGGCACAGCCTCCAGTATTAATTTCGTGGTCCCTAAACGGGCATAGACTTCTTATACATCAATGCGACTATCAGGTCAAGATTTCCCAACACCCAGAGGGTATTATATGGAAGCTGTTGCCGATACTTCTGAGAAGTCACAGAAACCCTATGTGAGGAAGCTCGTGGCCGCCATCGGAGCGGAGAACGTCAAGACCAGCGAGATGGAGAGATTGCTTTACAGCCATGATTCGACTGGCCTGCCCAAGGAAGTGGACCTGGGGTTCAAGGTCGTCCCCGATGTCGTGGTACGTCCCAGCTCTACCGAGGACGTCCAGAAGATCGTGAAGATCGCGGCCGAAGCGGGCGTGCCGATCACCCCCAGGGGGGCTGCGACCGGATACGTTGCAGCGGGCGTACCAGCGGCCGGTGGCATATCCATCGATATGGTCGCCAGGATGAAGAATGTCATCAAGGTCGATGAGGATAACATGACCATCACCTGCCAGGCAGGAGCATCGTGGAAGGCGGTGTATGATGCCGCGTGGGAGAAGGGATTCCTTCTCGGCTCCTACCCCAGCAGCTTCCCCAACGCCTCCGTGGCGGGATGGATTGCCATGAGCGGTGTGGGCATGGGCAACTACAAGTATGGCTCGGCCGCGGACAACATCCGCAACATGGTGGTCGTCGTTCCCAGTGGGGCTATCATTAACACCGGCTTCGACTCCCTGGCCGACAACATGACGGGATACAATCTCAACAGGCTGTTCGTCGGTAACGAGGGCACCCTGGGCGTGATCTGCGAGGTCACCCTGAAGCTGTTCCCCAAGCCTGAGGTCCTCAAGCCCCTCGCCTATTCCTTCGAGAGCCTCGATAAGGTGGGCGCGCCCATGAAGGACCTCACCCGCACCAAGGTCCAGCCGCTTCATGTCGCCTGGTCCGACGGGAACCATTTCAAGTACCTGCGCAAGATCGGGCACCATGCCCCCGAGGTCGGCTGCCTTTGGTTGGTAACTTTGGAGGGTGACAAGGCCATGGTCGACTACGAGGAGAAGATAATCGACGACATCGTGGCCAAGCACGGTGGCAAGAAGGAGAGCTACGAGCTCGCCCAGCACGAGTGGGACGAGCGCTGCTATGAGTACCGCAGCTCCATGCTCGGCCTCGGGACCAGCGCCTCGGAGACCTTAGTGCCGGTCAGCGCCTACGCGGACATGGTGAAGGGCCTCTACAAGCTCATGGACGACATGAAGATGGAGGGAGCGATCATCGGGATCGCGGTCGACCGCAACTCGGTCATGTTCATGCCCTACTACCTCTTTGATAAGGAATCCCTAACCAAGTCGATGACCTCCCTGTCGTTCGCCTATAAGGCGGGAGATGTCGCCAAGGAGCACGGGGGCAGGCTGATGGGCGGCTTCGGGCTGTTCATGAGTTCCCAGCTCAAGCCTCTCCGCGGCGAGGGCTACGAGATCGAGATGGCGATAAAGAACGCCCTCGACCCCAAGGAGATCATGAACCCGGGCAAGCTGCTAGGGATGGAGACTCGCTTCAAGCTCAAGGTCGGAGCAGGTCTGTTCAGCGCAGGTATGGGCGCAATGTCCCTCGCCAAGAAAACCCTGCCCAAGGACAAGATGATCGATGAAAAGTCCAAGAAGCTCGCCCTCGAAGAGCTGGAGAAGGAGCGCTTCGATCAGCACAAGAACGACCCCCTGAAGAAGGAGTAAGGTCGAAACCTCTTCCTTTCAAACTCCTTCGATCTCGTTTTTCTTGACATCTGAAGCTTGAACGACGCCGTACCTCCCGTTCACGAGTTCTTAGACGCCCATATGAGCGGCCTCGAACTTTTACCAATGTACAATTGATGCATATGTGCGTCCGTTCTTCGTGCCCGATCTAGGACCGCGCTCCGTCCATTTCGCAAGTTACGTCGGCGTCGGCATCTCGATACCTAGGGCTGTGGGTATGGGCAGGAAAGCTCGCCAAGGCTTTTCGAAGCGGAAGGACGTGACCAATAGGTCAGGGCTTTTTCTTGATCTCTGGTGTGTATCTCTTCAGCAGCGCGGCATTGGAGACAACGGACACCGAGCTCATGGCCATAGCCGCGGCGGCCACGATGGGGTTGAGCAGCACGTGGAAGAATGGG
The DNA window shown above is from Methanomassiliicoccus sp. and carries:
- a CDS encoding FAD-binding oxidoreductase, producing the protein MEAVADTSEKSQKPYVRKLVAAIGAENVKTSEMERLLYSHDSTGLPKEVDLGFKVVPDVVVRPSSTEDVQKIVKIAAEAGVPITPRGAATGYVAAGVPAAGGISIDMVARMKNVIKVDEDNMTITCQAGASWKAVYDAAWEKGFLLGSYPSSFPNASVAGWIAMSGVGMGNYKYGSAADNIRNMVVVVPSGAIINTGFDSLADNMTGYNLNRLFVGNEGTLGVICEVTLKLFPKPEVLKPLAYSFESLDKVGAPMKDLTRTKVQPLHVAWSDGNHFKYLRKIGHHAPEVGCLWLVTLEGDKAMVDYEEKIIDDIVAKHGGKKESYELAQHEWDERCYEYRSSMLGLGTSASETLVPVSAYADMVKGLYKLMDDMKMEGAIIGIAVDRNSVMFMPYYLFDKESLTKSMTSLSFAYKAGDVAKEHGGRLMGGFGLFMSSQLKPLRGEGYEIEMAIKNALDPKEIMNPGKLLGMETRFKLKVGAGLFSAGMGAMSLAKKTLPKDKMIDEKSKKLALEELEKERFDQHKNDPLKKE
- a CDS encoding methyl-coenzyme M reductase family protein; this encodes MYEVLMYDGGVYRVNELYELVEDVGGFVIQKTQIQVQILVTMAVPEEERPSIEAKTRELGGKIVNVPLAGTEVAVVAPTLGRHHMPHPTCDIAEQLRRLGAITVVMGLARGKGRRTSQISADEKAIIEEYDAAVFVLGNFKDCILEHKIHLFEDIQTPVVAVCGPQIPSLPNCEAIVCGVGRKVERMRREEEIGRLDDVSVAIEKVVKDKRRVLEEDPLFVHPAEVKDRITELEPVQRSLRPAPVVLHLDGLRVKIPYKEWKDQIADVQVYGHRLGDIATISDSRLGGSTLIRIKTQSEVEDHDRRKTS
- a CDS encoding GIY-YIG nuclease family protein; translation: MKAGRYAYVGSARNGLEARTGRHLEGTGKKRWHIDYLMGMAEDKEALLFPSGDDIECSLAFRLRALPGTAEPIAGFGSSDCRCRSHLFRLDRRAVTAVRKWVPAA
- a CDS encoding methanogenesis marker 15 protein: MTIKIAQLSCGTEYSGVQSEIEHAATTVGGKMVYPDVAFDDINRSVEEFGFEPASPQLRLMIARAKALADGHYDADAVFIASCFRCAEGALVRNEIRRYIQEHTKLPVVTYSFTERLKAAQLLTRMEALVTIVEKKELLARERQVGLTAGIDSGSSTTKAMILRDNEIIGKYWMPTGPVLETGIEVLEKALTEAGVKQSELEGIGVTGYGRFLIGKKLGAKLVQEELTVNSKGAVWLADRQKGEATIIDIGGMDNKAITVRDGIPDNFTMGGICAGASGRFLEMVSKRLKVDIENLGGLADKGNWHKVNMNSYCSVFGIQDLVTSLAAGNTIEDVAAAACHSVAEQVYEQQLQEIDVRQPVIQVGGTSLISGLVHAVGEMVGSTPIIPANSQFIGAAGAALLASGFLEGL
- a CDS encoding methanogenesis marker 17 protein produces the protein MTLTDESFAYDNFESIFRQILQDLGITRSVLAFRIVADPQAPYFLISVRLGRARSAIKVADMSQLNTHTGGTAITITDEAWAPALLNKLWQKYGRDRVEQLTRFEILVRGAELEEVSAMELDPGEELKAKVLDAVWRLFPEGFTVRYNIVDDRAMTIIGTEHDMSPQWVNVAQMVHKEMQVKEAD
- a CDS encoding methanogenesis marker 5 protein, encoding MKIFMIPPNSLILYDLVERFGHQPLSLMGELREHVVRPEVESPPLNLSQDDIMKGLKYAGIEVPSGVRGRLAIWGPMVDQAEAAIIMHDMPYTFGCVGCHRTNLMLTYMVRRKKIPTLEVHYPHDDEEAKVMVTKIKAFLEGLK
- a CDS encoding methanogenesis marker 3 protein, encoding MLLKVNGKEKQVSENARLGEVIVGEPYEPGATVAVTRSTSSIQKETNEFELVTAKGSLFLRLNGSSFAETWRNLVPQMVGSSVRWQSNKVLAVGSFPSTLEVDRGRYHYSKYDCYFSLGGFDNRSTYMMIAKIDHDGAYGVAEGRIGRITRGRHLLGVIEEGERIVEIRPVVLELSDKDAFPTKDMDLRLEEGMSVETYVQVDLDRRSPISCEQFLVVTGSGRLDITDRTSTYSGNSKRMDVTLIPEHVAVREDGDVTVRHEGSFTGRIYFYRRRRQQSPAHNLVGKIVAGHELVRLAPLDSFITILSNPSRIMTIGMTQRNAQAFLEARGLRQKRTGLVDDTALVGEQEPELTMEIKDGSEVETFGVLPEKVSVWELDDEKASRSSHYFRKMTGLDHKPIGTLKVFFTYSEMPTITFVGNAKEASVLLPENPFEDASPRGQVGITNMSRPNRGTIGIRLDGSPEFGPTGEERYGTNVVGTVLSDLGVLMRDIKDGDIVYLRERRPGEVFAPQAAEAPMKQEITLDEISEIARQAEFMEHTPPAGPFQGASGETGERKASGKEEGKKGGRPRAKRPKQE
- a CDS encoding methanogenesis marker 6 protein produces the protein MIVIAPSSELTPDQIARFIHSLGLNLNIKETCYGANIEGSKDVVRKALAEVRKLDPNRIFSKVRAFPIGDERRCRAHHGSRPGFNQVEKEWRDLSMIDTGLCAADRGEICELPPKPKELPVKRLKEIVDEVTK